ATGGCCAAGTCAGGATGGGAACAAAGTAGTCCACCTTCACCGCTAATAAACATAGCTGCACCATAGCACAAACGAGCTGGTCTACAGAAGAGCCAAGAAGATACTGCTTAAAATGGCGGCCATGGTTTGGAAAGAAGTTCTCCCTGTGAATCACTAGCATTGCGTGAAGAGACTCCATGACTCCACCGGCTGCCACCAGGAGTTCTTGGGGTGGGGTTGAAATGCTGGTGATGAGCCACATTTGTGGCTTTCTATGTAAGATACTATTGGCATGGCATGTAATTTCTGATATCTTGCCAGTTCTTTCTGCATTTTGCTGTGTTTACATGAAAAGCTGCCACTGCTCCAATTAGTGAAGCATTCTTACCAAACAAAAGCATGTCATTTTGAAGAAGTAGGCCAAAATTAATTCATTGCAAAGTGAGACCCCACAAGTGTCTTCCTAGTTTGCCAGTTACTAACTTGTTGGGCTCAGTACAAAGCAATCTGCTGTTTTGCAGCAGATCTCTCATGTTCCTTCTTGGAGGTAATTTTGGTTGAACTTGGAGCAAAGTCTTCATTTTACTGTTGCTGCTGATTTATAACGTTTTGCTTTTGTATTTGGATGGGTGGTGAGTATGCCTTTTCTGTTGTCGATTTAATCCCTTGTTTACAAATGCAGGTAAATTGCAAAATTGGCTGCAGAATCCAGGAAAGCAACTTTTATGTCCATGAATTGAAAAAAATGCTGAGTCCTCCAAGTTTGAATCACACACAAAATGAAGAACAAGTAAGTAGTACAACAGTCAAGTGGGTGAcgatcgtgggttgttgttgccAACTTGAGGTTCATTTTTTCAATGCAGTTCTTCAAATAAGAGTGTAGTATCAATAGActttagttgtgactaacttaagcctcattcattttaatggcttTACACTTATCAGAACTAACATTGGACACTACCAAGAAGATATAAAAATGTCTTGCTGGATAAATCAAAGTCCCTTTGAGACTTTCTTCTACATTATGTGGTAGCTGAAACATAGCTGAAATAAATATTCTCAGAAAGCTGTAACTGTAGCTGAGATCCTGCACATCCATATTTTGAGTATTTGACTGTGGAAACAAGTCTTGCAAACTTTATTTGTGGGAATTAAATTAATTGGATCAGGAGTTCCTGTCCTACTGAACTTTGAAACAGCTATGGATCTTTCAATGGGAAGGAATTATGTTTCAATTTTTAGATAAATTTTGAGTCTCTGGGTGGAATATCATTTTTTGAAGCAAATACAACTTCCCCGCCCTTTTTTGTCTTGTAACCTAATGCAAAGGTGATCATTTGGAGGAGAGAATTGCCCATCAGTTCTCCCATGTATATACCCGCATTTTTCTCCTGCCAGGCTCTGAGAAATGAAATAAGCCCAgccaggagaaaaacaaatgggAGTGGGGTCATATTTCGAAGGAATAATTGACAGGCACAGAAAGAGTTAAGCATGCTCTCCTCTAGGCTGGCAATTCTCCCCACTCCCGCACTCCCCTCAACAAATGGTCAATTTGGGAACCTGCAATTGCCAAAATAAAATGTAGTATCGCTTTCAGGTTCAGGTTTATTCTTTTGTAGGCCAAATCCGTTAGTGAAACATTCCAAAATGCCCTTTTAATGTCTCAGATGCTTCACcccaaaaggaaaaataaaaatctttataTGTGTTTGTGCTTGTTTTGTCTGGCACCAGTTAGCCGTGATGGTGTCCTGGCATGGAATGCTCAATATTCCAGCCGCTACTATCTGTCTAGCGAGGCAATTTTTAAGGCACTTGATCATAAAATGTGTTGCAAATTATTTTCttgttcaattttattttatccaATTGGTAGCTGAGGAGAAGAATACTTTCAAAGACATATGAAGTAATGGTAAGTTTAAGGATTACACACATTCTCTTTTATCATGTTTAGGTTTCTTTAGTGTCGTTAGATGGTGAGCGCTCTTCAATGCCATCGTATACCAAAATGCATGTACGTCCAAGCAGGGAAGGTAGTGTTTTGCTGGTATCTCCAGAAATTCTTCAGCCAGGAGCACAGAGCCATTCACACTTGTGAGAGTAAACTCCCTTGCTCCATCCTCATTCAAAGGAAGCTGTCTCATGCCAAATCTgagcactggtccatctagtttaggATTTTCCACACCAGGGCTATACAACCCTTTTGACCCTAAGGGTACAAATATCTGGGGTTTTCTGGGGAAGGGCAGGAGCTACCCAAATACACGCAGGCACACCCCCAGTGCCATAGTTTTCAGGCCTGCAAAGCACAGCTCCATTCTTTGCATGTCTGTTCAGAGAAAGACCCAGTGCAATCGCTTTAACGCATGCTACTCTGTAGTAGGGGAAGAGTCAAACAAAAATAGATCTGATAAAGAATTATATCTTTGTGAAGCAGGCTTATATTTGAATTGGTGctctttaaaaaatgctttcaggATTCTTCCAGTTGTACCATATGCTTAAATCTACcaagtgcttaattttggctggagaTACAAACTGGCATCATTAATATCTAGACTAGCAAGATCTGCATTCTTTCAGCCTTATTATAAAGGCTATGTATATATCTTATCCCACATGGCACTAGTAGTCTTGCTCCTTTCCcgttttgcccctcagtcccctcaccagaGGAGCTCATGAATCATGCAAATGAGGCCCATGTGTAGTGATCCCTCCCCTAACTGTGCAGCTGCGCCCAGGGCCCAcctttgcaccacactgattggctgaacagGCCTATGTGTCATCccactggcagaggggctgccctgcctgtttggcacaaaggaaattaattgctattaaagcttgagctttgaacttttttgaacttggGAAATCTTCTGCACACCTACAccgctcaagcttcagtttaaaacaaaaaaaaaatgagcaaaatcggtcttgTAGATCTCATATGATGagacttacactactgtattcttatatacgATGCTCCAACATTCCATATCCACCATGCTCcacttaaggcagccttcctcaacctggggcgctccagatgtgttggactgcatctcccagaatgcctcagccagcagaggcattctgggagatgcagaggcattctgggagatgctctgctgtgagtggccactcacagcagagctggctggggcattctgggagttgtagtctaacacatctggagcgccccaggttgaggaaggctgacttaagggCTTTTtcccccaaagttttttttttaaccccagtATACCTCAGGGTTCCTCCAATCctcctgatacctccctcttgtgcgggggtgggtgggtgttgaagTTTTGGCTGCATAAGGACATATTTCATGTTAATACAGGCTATGGAAGAAACAAGTGTTCCCATATTCCCCACTGGCTTTTCGATACTGACATTGAAAGTTATTTGTTTCGTGTTGCAAATTAATTCTCTTTGTCGTATCAGTTGCCTTTGGAGCTACTCACCCAGTTCCCTTGCATCTTTGAGATGGAAGCTAAGGTTTTGGCATTTCAATGTGAATGCACCATGTGGCATCTCTTAAACGACGTGGTACGTACACCCAGAAACATCATGCAAAACACAACAGCAAAACGCACTGAAAAGACTTGTAACCCCAACATGTGTGTCTTTATAGGAAATCTTTGATATGATCAGTCTGCTTCACGTGAACAGAGAACATCTGATTCAGAATGCCTGGCAGTATCTAAGAAGAGCAGATGCAGAGCAGTTTCAGAAATTCCTTAAAGTAAGAAACCAAATTTTATACCTCTAATCAAGCGGTGAAACACTAATTTGGGTTTCAAATGTGGgcggccacatggtttgaatggaatacttcctatctctgccttgagtttgaacttccattcaaatcaatgaaacaccgacatctagtggtggaattatagtgcaACGCCATCAATACAAAGGGTGATTTGCAGGGTTTATTTTCTTAAAGCTGTATTTACCTGTGTTTTCTGACAGAGGGATAAGGGTGGGAGATGTCCTGCCTGATAAAGCCGTCACgaaattggccactcacagaagtttccaggtcaatcacaagcgtgctataaatcactcatttagagacaGCCAAAGCCGATGTCCCAGCTAAATCTAGTGATGCTTCATCCTGTCAGAATTAGTATTATTAATAGTAGCAGCAGTATAGGGGTGGGAAACATGCAGGCTGCGTGCACCCCTGGTGCTGCTCCCCATCCCCAAAAAATGGCCAAAAaagaaaattcagcagcaaacagtTACAGAGGCTTACTAAGGACTAATTTAGTTTGAAAAAGAATTAAATTCATCCTTAGTAAACCACTTATTTTCCCTTTTTTTGCCACTGCAGTAAAAGTACAACCCCTTTTGGGGCTCTGGGGAGAAGGGGAATTAACCCTCAAACCACCAAAAGTTGCCcacagcatttttatactgctcattaGCAAGACCTTCTCTTTAATTGCATTTAACTaaaggcccattcatttcaatgtaaaTTGAACACAACTAACTATAGTTGGCTTGGGGATTAAATCATCAAGGGAAAAGCCAAGACTCCAAGTAAACCAGggataagcaacctggtgccctccaactgtttttgactactactcccataattcctaaccactggccatgtttgttggggctgatgggagttgtagtcaaacacatttggagggcacccagttgcctatccctgaaatACACGCACACCAGGGAGCCTCAGCTGTGACGTCCCAACGTGTGTGCCTGCATGTTTAAAGATGGGCAACCTCTCTTCACATTTTACTTGCTGCCTAAAGACAATACTGGTGTAGTCGTGGCAAATACAACTGACGTGGGTGGTGCGTGAAGTGTAATGATGTGTGAAATGATGAGAACGAGGGTTGACTGAAAGAAAGAGGCTTTTAAAGAGGAGGTGGCTGATAGAAGTAAAATGTCAAGGCGTCATCTTTATCCTTCATAGGAACATTCCAAAAGGCATGAGGAAGGGGTATGTGCACGGCGCCCATTCATATTCCATTCTTACCTGCAAACACATATCCATACACacagttttaaactggatttgagCAGCAAGACCACTGCATGTATTACACATCCTGCTGGGTAACAcgttgggcatggctagacgagggaggtggagggggaagatctcgcgattttatgatcgtgagatagtccccctcgtctacacacggcgtgcgatgtcctgggaggaagaggatgtcgcgcccgccattttgttttttttgtttttaatcatgtgCATGCTCCCCCCTCCGTGCCCCGTGTGCTGTTcacggctccttgcagttacttgcaagtagccgggacaaaaccacgaCGGCaagccacacgtcccgtggtcttgggatcatcctgagacggTGGGAAAAATCGAAATCaatgggtagggcgatattctggggaaaaggagggatcgtccctccctgctcccagtatgccctgagcatcatgtggatgcacagggagatccccgggatattgcctcgtctagccatgcccactatTTCCACATGAACGGAAGAGTAGATTTCAACCAACTAGAAGAAAAAAAGCGAGCAGTTTTCTTTAAAGCACTCTCTGAGAGGTGTGAAATCCAAGTACAATGTTAAGCAATATAAGAAGTCTAACTGGCTTTACAGGggctttatttaaaacaaaacattgctATTCAGTGCCCTTTTTATCCTATACTGTTCTTTTTCATGGCACAGTGGGATAAATCTCATTTCTTTTGCACACATGAATTAAAACACACAGGGGGCATGGCAAGACGTCAGTGCAGCTTAATCAAAGCAAAATCCTGAGCATTATCCATTATCGCTATATCTGACATTCAACAGCCTGTAACCTGAATACTTAATAGTTAGCGCAGAACTAAATAATTGCTTGTAGGCATTTGGTAACATCTGAAGTTCTCCCTCAGGATATGTCTGCACAGGGCTTCTTCCGAGGACCAGAAAGGTTGAATAAATACATCTGCTGTCCCACTCCCACAAGCTGATAGTAGCCTCTCTCTTGGGCACATGGCAGATGGTAATGGAAGGAAGGCCCAACCTACAAGATATTGTTCAAATAAGACTTGCCTACATCAGCCCACAGCTCCTGCTTTAGCCGACAGTTCCCATGGATCTGGTTTGGTGCTAGAAGTGCTGAATGAGaagtggttcaaaacatctgagcaGGCATGTCCTAAAAGCCATGTGAATCTTCTAGTAGagttgaatgcatgtgcatgtaagCACGCTTAGTCCATTCTTCCTAGGGATCACTTCAGATTCATGGGGAAAAATATTAGAAGTGGAGAAAGGAAGCCCCACTACGTTCCTTATTCCAGGCCTACTCCCAAGAGGCCCACCACATTTCAGCCGAACCTAGTTGTGGCGAAACAGCTTAAGGCCCATCCAGGTCCAAAGGTGGAAGAACACATAAACGGGGATAGTAACTGGCAGCAGCAGGCTGTAGAAACACAGGCTGGTTGTACTTGTGCAGCCCTGAGGGAAGTTGTCATCCGTGCTGGCTGAATAGAACAGGCCAGCTAAAGACAACAGTGGGACCAGAACAGTCATCGTAGGGAGCGACAGGaacattttttcctctctccagCTGCGCTCGTCTTTCCACTTCCCTTTTTAGAAGATAAATCGTCTAGGTCTGCTCAGATTCCTTTTCCTGCTTGTCTTTGCCTATCATCCTTGCAGCCTGGGGGATCATGTTAGGAATACCATCAATGATGGGATAGGCAATACCCAGTTCTTCATTAATTAATTCGTTGGTGGATTCTTCATACCTAGTAAAGAGAGTAAATAGTGACATATGTTGGATTTACCGCTGTCACTGGTTTAAGAGTATGAATTCACAACAGTACTGACTGAAAGAACAAGAAATAGGCAAATCAATCtttcaaatcaatttttcaatatGCTGttgattattacatttggtaaACCAGTAGCTTTAAAATTTATTACCTTATCTGAACCCTTCCCACACTGATTTGTTTGAGGTATCCCCATGGATCTGCCACTGTGTGGTGTTGAGATTCGGAAGGAGAGGGGATTGTTCAAGGTTACACTCTGAGTTGCACAGAACCATATAACCAAGGTCTGTTGGGCCCCGTTGTTGCTATACGCAAGTGGAATGTTCTAGAATATGCACATCACCTTGTTGCAGTTGCATATTGCATTGACAATATTGATCTGTCAGAGAAGCTTGCTCTATTATTACTGATCTTCTCATAAGTGAATTTCTGACAAGATTCTGAGAAACTCCAAGCAATAAAGTTTCTAGGAATTTTCAGGTGAGTTGTCAGTTTCAGGTGATCATTAGTATATTCAGATCACTTAATATGGATTATTTGCCCTCCAACCAAGCTGTCATAAAGGCTGGATTCACCCTCTCCAATACTTTCACTTAATGTTTACAGGAAAAGTGGAGGTTCTAATCAATATTCTTTATTCTAAGCACATTAttattgtagttcaaaacagatAATTACATGGTGCTAGTATCATGCATTTTATTTCAGATTCATGAAAGTGGCAGAAGTAATTGCTTGAAAAGAACTTGTTGATCATTATTTCAAAAGGAGTAACAAACAGACATTTTTTTAGCAACCAGAAGTCCCCATAAAATGTTAACAAACGGTGAATCCTGCAGCTATAAACACCAGAAAATCCCTAATAcagcctctctttttctctgactAACCTCAAACTTCAACCCTTTCAGAAAAGCTTCCTTCTTGAGTGTTCATGAAAAAACACAGTAGGTGAATTCTCCACACAACTTCTTCCTGTAgtagtggccaccattttgaatattcagggtgtGGCGGGGACACACCatagcttctcattacatgcgaAACCggcgagggtgggttgttggggtggttgacaagccactcgCAACCCTAAAATAACCcgagggttctgggtggcttgtcgaCCACTCCAACAACCCATCCTCGCCGAGTTGGAACTTAACAAGAGGCCACCGCGCAGCAACCCACTGTGGGCtaataagccacaatgggctgcagtgatcatgcaaaccgggCCAGCATATGAAAGGGAGCCTTTCACATTACTGTCATATCTGTGGCCAGCATGTCACCATCCCACACTCTGTCCCCATCCTCTGCCCCAGACACACGTATTAGGGCTGGGATATGATGAAAGAAGCTTTGGATTCTTGTAGCTGATCATCACCCTTCCAGGATCTGATTGCCTTGGAATACTCCTGTCTAACATCTTTTATAAAAATAGTAGGTCTGGGGGGCACTCGATGTAAAGGGGCATGAGGATGCCTTTAGTTAAAGTCAGAAAAAAAGGTACTGCCATTATAAGCCTCAACATGCTACTGCTTAGAAAATTGACACTGTAGTGCTAATAAGTTGCTAAGTTTCAGGATTTAGTTATTAATTCGTTGTGAAGATTATTAGTTGTTAAGGTAATACCTGTTGTTTAATTTTACAAAATATTGACAAATTCTTTAACAAGAATAATCTCAGTCTCTTTCCATGGGCCCGAGACATAAAATGTCTACCTGAAACCTCCTCTTTCTGTAACAGCAAAGAAAAGACTGAGGTGGCAAAAGGGCGGCATTAAATTAAGCAGGCTTGAGAGTGTCAGAGACAAGTTTAAGTCAGGAATACAAACGTCTGGAGGAAATCAAGGGGAGATAAAAGGTGAGGTGATGAAGAGCAGGAGAAAGAATGGAAGGTTTTAAGAAGGGGGTGGAGAAAAGAATATTTGCAGGGGGCGGGGgactgtggcatagtggctatGAAGTTGAGCTGCCCAACAGAGAAGACGCTGGTTTATCATCTCTGCTACAAAGTCCTCTGCAAATGACCTTAAGAACGCTATCATCTCTCAATCTTAATTCTCCACCTGCAGTATGGGGATAGCTCAGTATGCTGAGGTTGTGTTGTAAACATAACTAAGATGGCACCTGTGAACTGCTATGCCTATTCCAAAGTGTATTAGAAATACGtattgtggtgggtgggtgtgggtgtgtttatgtGAAAATGAGAGAAGGTTGCAAGATGCAAAGGAAAATATGCctttgggagggaaggggaaagaaagggTGCTGATATCCAGGTAAGtaggagaggaggaaagaaagatggGTCATTTAGGCTACGGTCTATGGAAGACATGGGGCACAGGACTGTGTAAAGGGGTTGGTATTgagatacaaataaaaaaatcagcGAGGGGTGATCGTGATTGTGACCATCTGAAGTCCCCACCGTAATCcgaaatgaaacgtgggagctggGTGAAAGACGGCTTTCTCCTATctggttttggactgcaactcccatcatccccagttgatgatgggagttgcgctCCAGCAGATCTGGAAGgcgtcaggttggagaaggctggtgcaaGAGCTGCAAGCAGAAATCTGCGGGGAGAGGAGAGCTGGCTGGGGACTGCAAggtaaaaaggaaggaaggacggacggacggacggacggacgagAGGAGCCAGGCTGACCTGAGCGGCTTCTTGGATAAGGGACACACGAGGATCTCCAGGAGGCCAAGATcgaagggcggcggcggcggctgtccTTGGCCGGCGCCCTCGTTCTCCGCCGCTGCACAGAAGGCCCGGCTGGCGGTTGCTGCCGCTGCTTTCCCGGGAGCTCCCTGCGCTTCCCCCCAGCGCGCAAGGCGAGTCAAGAGCCGGAGCCGGAGCAGGGCTTGCATGATCCGCACCCGCACCCCCGTCTCTTCGCAACAGTCACGAGCCCCAAGGTCAGCCAGGAAGAGAAAGCCGCCTTCGCAGGACGGTTTCCTGGCGATCGTGTCAAAACAGTCCCGGGGAACCCGAAGGCTGCGCGTTAGGTTCCTAGCAGGAGCTAGAACTGAGCGCCCGGCTGAGAGGGGGGAATTCGGGTCTGTTGCATGCTTGCACCGGAGTAAGCCCGCTTGAATTCGGGAGGACCGGCTTCAGAGTAAAGCACCGAAGTAACGAAGCCAGACTTCGGAGTAAACCACACAGAGGAACACGATGCAAATCTTACTCAGAGTTAATTTGGAGCAAGCCCACTTTGTACACAGTGGCGCTTCTGTGTTGGACGTGCATGGGATTGGGGCTTCGCGGGTGTAATCCGGGGATCTTGTTCACGTTTCCTCGGAAGTAAGACAACAGTTTTCAGTGAGACTTGCTCCCGCGAAAAATTTGCACGGAGCTGTGCTacacttccagaggcaggcaaaacctttttgttcgggcaggcttttggaactactctagACCTGTGCTAAATgtattgagatttttttaaaaaatctgttactgttttaatttttttaaaaaaatgttttgtaacaacaacaacctcaacaACTTTATTTGGAAACCATGCCTCTCTGAACcaaatgggacttgtttctgagtaaacgtgcccAAAACGTGACAGTTTCAGAGCCTGTGATCACACTAGCAGCAAGATCTTAAATATTGTTGGTTGGAAGTAAATCCTGCGGATTtcaccctaagcatgtttaggagtagacctattgaaatgagtggggcttacttcagagtaaacctgGATAGGATCAGGCAGCATgctttacacagaagtaagtcccgctcccattgatttcatcatTCCCATTTCAGCTAGGTGGTATTGCGTGAATCACTACCTCTCTGCATCAGCCTGGCCTCTGCACAATGGGAATATTAGCAACTCATCCTGCAGAATTTTGGTGGTGCTGATTAAGACAAGAAAATGTTACTCATACTTGAGAACAGAACAGATTTCTGTTCCATCTTTGGGCTATTGTTTTTcccgaacctggtgccctttgcatgtgttgaactgcaattcccataattcccaactaaGTTTCTGTGTTGCCTCTCATGGTTTTTAACATCTGTATCAAAGCACCAGgtgaatagagtgaccatatagaaaggaggacagggctcctgtatctttaacagttgtatagaaaagggaatttcagcaggtgtcattggtatgcattcagcaccttgtgaaattccttcttcatcacaacagttaaagctgcaggtgccctgccctcttgaccagatacaaaagagggcagggctccttctcctttccatatggtcaccctaacttatctgCAGagatggaccttgcctcagttatccatgtacTAGTGATATCCAGGCTGTATTATGTTCTCagtagggctgcttttgaaggtGTTTCAGAAACCTCAGCAGTTGCCCCTTCCAAGTACTGGCAGTTGGATCAAGTGACACCTATACTGtaccagcttcactggctgccaatgcatttccaagcccaatttaaagtgctggttttaacccttGAAGCCTTAAatcagtttgggaccaagttacttgacgTACAGTGTTCACTCTTATCACCCCAACTGCACTTTGAGGTCATCTCCTGAAACTGTACTTACTTACATTCCTGCCCCTGAGAACAACTAAGCTGGTGGgcaccagggttttttttagcagtGGCCCCATATCTGGTGTATACACTACTTCTTGGGGTGCACCAGGCTCCTTCGTTGCAGGCCTTTAGGGCCCCCCTAATAATGTATCTGTTCTCAGTCGCTTTCTCCTAAATTGGTTTACTGGATTGATGAGTGGAAATGATTTTACCAGTACCCATTCAGGAACTTTAATCATTTAGTTTTATTTGCTGGTTCCTTTCCTTTACTGTTTGTATTTTGAAATATTGTGTGTTTGATGTTTTATTAAGTATTGGAAGCTACTTTGAGAGGGTTTTACTCTTAAAATAGGACTCTCATTTTAAGTAAACAAACACACCTAAATTAAACTAAATAATCAGGCTGTCTTGTCTTGGATTCTTCAGGTGCATTTTGTAGGAGAAGCAGGAGTAGATGATGGAGGCCTGTCACAAGAATTCTTTGAAATCCTCAGAAGGGAACTATGTGCTCCAAAAACACGGATATTCAGGCACTTTGAAGACTCACAACTGATTTGGTTCTCCAGACAGGTTTGTGTGAAGATGGTTCTTTTCTACTGTCTTTATTTATGCTCTTGCCTATTAGtgagggtgcccatatgaaaaggaggactgggctcctgtctctttaacagttgtatcgaaaagggaatttcagcaggtgtcctttgtatgcctgcagcacctggggaatttccctcttcatcacgacagttaaaagttgcagaagccctgccctcttttgtatctggtcactctaatataggtcctgcagctttaactgttgtgatgaagaggggatttcagcaagtgctgCCAGCATTCTGAAATAAAGAATAGTTAACTGTTCTCTATCAGAGGACAAGCAGTAAGGCAAATATGCAGCCTAGGTGCCTAGTCAAGAGATGAGTAACTAGAAAATACCTAAACTAATCAGGCGCTGAGCACGTAAGCAACCAGCATGATTAGTTATAAGTTAACAGGTAGTCAAAGGGCAGTGGCTGCAATGTTAGTCCATAGCAACTGTGGAAATTTACTAGCGCCTGCACACTGtatctatattagggtgaccatatgaaaaggaggacagggctcctgtatctttaacagttgtgtagaaaagggaatttcagcaggtgttatttgtatgcatgtcgcacctggtgaaatttcctcttcatcacaacagttaaagctgcaggagctatactgcagctatactgcgaccagatttaaaagagggcagggcacctgcagctttaactgttgtgatgaagaggaaatttcaccaggttcctcataaatacaaatgacacctgctgaaattcccttttcaatacaactgttaaagttacaggagccctgtcctccttttcatatgggcaccctacctATATGATGTAACTTGTTTGtcacacagtataaaagtcccGGATGAGAAGAGTTCGGGGCTGCTCCTGTATTTGAGGCAGGCAGTCTTTTTGCTgcagaaa
This genomic stretch from Elgaria multicarinata webbii isolate HBS135686 ecotype San Diego chromosome 10, rElgMul1.1.pri, whole genome shotgun sequence harbors:
- the PIGY gene encoding phosphatidylinositol N-acetylglucosaminyltransferase subunit Y, encoding MFLSLPTMTVLVPLLSLAGLFYSASTDDNFPQGCTSTTSLCFYSLLLPVTIPVYVFFHLWTWMGLKLFRHN